Genomic segment of Synergistaceae bacterium:
GTTCCGATAGCTTGAATCTCTTATAAAGTTCTAAACTAAGATGACGTAAGATCATGTTTTTTGAGCATTCCGCTTTCAAAACGAATGACGTGATACCGCTTGTTGGTTTTCCAGAAAGCGCAGGCATTGCGCCCTGTGGCTTTGGCGTAATAGAGAGCCTCGTCGGCACGCATCATGAGCTGTTGGGGATGATCTCCGTCATCGGGGCAGATACTGATACCAAAAGACGCGCTAATGGTAATTTCTTTGTCTTTCAAGATCATGGGTTTTTTTAAAGACGCCATTGTGCGGGTTAAAAGTTTTGTGATACTCTGCCACTCATCCTTCCCAAAAGCCAGAATCATGGCAAATTCATCTCCTCCGAAGCGGGAGACCATGTCGCTTTCTCTCAGATTTTTCTGGAGGCGCTGCGCCACTTCCACCAACAGAGTATCGCCCGCGAGATGTCCTAGGGTATCGTTGACGGACTTGAACTTGTCCAAATCTACCATGATAACGGCCAGGTGCGTTCCGTTTCGTTTTGCGTATTCAATGCTGTTCTTCAAATGTTCGTCGAAAAATATCCTATTTGGCAATTCCGTCAAAGCGTCGTGGGTAGCCCGGTGCGAAAAAAACTCCTCGCGTTCTTTTCGGTCCTGAATATCGGCCGTAACTCCGATGATCCGCGTGGGTTCCTGGGTAATGAGGTCTTTGAGTACCATCCCCCGCGTCTGGAACCAGCGGTAAACGCCATCGGCGCAAAGGAGTTTGTGGTCGAGTTCGAAATACCCCGGAGGATTTTCGTCGAGAAAAAAACTCCGGTACAGTTGCAATATTTCTTGGTCGTCCGGGTGAAAGAGTTTCGGCCAATCGTGAACGCCGGGGATGTCTTCCAATCGAAATTTCGTCAGTTCAGCCAGGCGCTGAGAATAATAAGGAAGAGTTTGGTTTTTCAGATTGATTTCCCAAATTCCATCCCGACTGCACTGAACCGCTAGTTTCCATCGTTCCTTTTCCACTCGGAGGCGCTGTTCTGTGTGTTTGCGCGCCTCCACTTCCTGTTGCAGCTCTTCCGTCAAAGCCGTCAAACTTTCCTGTTTATGTCTCAACGCGTCCAGAGTGGTCGAGAGCTGCTCGACCATTGAGTTGAAGGAATCCGAAAAATCTCCCATGAAATCCATACGCTGACTCAAGTCTCCATCCGCGACCCGGCGCGTCAACCACGCCACATGACTCAAATTTGCCTGAAGGGCCTTTAGCGCCCCTCCCATAAAACCTTTGAATTGGATTTTATAAGAAAAATCACCCTTGCGAGCCATTTGTAGAACTTCACGAAGTCCCAGGAGAGCAGTCGTTATCTCTTTCATCGTTTGAGTTTCATCGATGAAGGTAGAAGTTTCGGGTGGCAAAACCGAAGAAAACAAAAGCGCATGATAAAACTTCAGCACCCGATCCCGCTCCTCGGCAGAGGAAACATTCTCGCAAGATGCCGAAGATAAAATGACAGTTTCTTTATTTTCTCTTCCGATTTCCAACTCGCTCTTTCGCTCTCGGTGTTGCTCGATTTAGTCGGCAGCTCTATCCGCCGTGAAGCGGCACGTGCGATCTCCTGTGCACCAGCAGTCTATTTCCTTTACAATATATTGTTTTCCCGAAAAATTTTCGAGAATACCCGCAATGAAACCCTCGTCATAAACGCAGATTTCATAGTCCATTTCCGGCAATCCAGCGCAATCCAAGTCTTCATCGACGGTAAGAATGATTTTTTCCGCCCCGTCCGTCATGGACTCAACACGCAAAACGCCAATTTTCATCTCTTTCAAAACGCTTTGCAATTTTTTAACAAAGTCTCCAACATCATTGTTTCCTGCCAAAAAGTGTTCGGAAAAGGCGATGCCCGCCTTTTTTCCCGCTTCGTAAAAAACCTTGTCCGCCTCTTCCGTCCCGAATCTGGCTTCGATAATGTCTCGCAACGTAAACTGCATCAGGCGATAGATCTCGACGCGCGTAGAATTTCCTAAATTCGGACGTCCCACTTCGAGATTGCCAAGAAGGTCCCACGAAAAAGCATATTTTCTTTCCTCCATCGTTTTCAACGCTCCTTTTCAACGCCAGTTTTGATAAAGGCTTAAACCGCCTCCTTTTATTATTATAGACTAATTATGTAGCATAATTTTTTTCTCATTTGTTACATTTCACAAAAGGGCATCATGAGCTCTCTTGAGGCTGGTTCTCTTCCACAGCGTCGCACAGGCGGGAGGCAGCGCCTTGCGGCCCGGAAAGCGCCAGAAGCTCTTTACGGACGCGAGAAAGTTTTTCCTTGTCTTGCAGAGACGCCGCGATTCGAGCAGCCAGCTCATTGGGAGCGATATTGCCCGTCGCCTCGTCCAGAAGCATCTGGTTCGCGATCCGGTTCGGCCAGGAGATGAACCCGTTGTAGCGCTCCAAATTTCTGCGTATGGCCTGTTCCTTGAGCCATGAACCCATCAAGGGTACCCCCGACAAAAACCCACCGATCCCAGATATGGGGACGGTTCTCAGAAAATTCATAGGGGCGGCGACCAGGGCGGGTAAACCACAGTGCATCATTTCGAGAACGTTGGTTCCTGGTTGGGTCAAGGCATAGTCCGCGCTTCTCATCACCACTCCCGCGCCGGCTCTCAGGGGGTTCAATCCCGCGTTGGCCCAAACGGAAAACTCATTCTCCGGAACAAAGGGCGAAAAAAGGGCGCCGACCTGAATCTGGCCAAGCTGAACCCGCAAGTGCCGAAGAACGGCCTGAAGCCACCCCAGAGACAGTCGCCGGATGTTCGGCCGGCTTCCGGGGAAAATTAACAACCGCGGGGGAGCGTTTTTTTCCTCTTCTTTTTCCTCTTCTTTTTCCTCTTCGCCATGCTCCTTTTCGTCATCTTTTTCTTCGTCCCACTTGAACGTTCCCGTGTCGAGGGCCAGAGAATCCTTAACCAAATCTCCGATGGGTTGCGCTTTTGGCGTTTTAAGGCGCATGTCGATATTCTCCGCCATATAAAAGTAGGCGGTGAAAACCCTGGCGTGCTCCATGCCTTTTTTGAACCCATAGGCGTAACTGATCAACGGAGCCCCCGCGCAATTGGCGATTCGGCGTCCGAAGAGCAAGTCTCCCCCCAATTGCAGGACACAGTCCGTTTTTTCCTGCCCCAAAGCACGCCACGTCCACGCGCTTCCGCTGGGCCCCTCCAGCTTATCGACGCCCAGCCGGGAGGCTACGGTTCGCTCGGATCCCGAAGCGAATTGGCAAGGGAGCAACCATAAAGAAACAGAATGCCCTCGCCGGCGCAACTCCATAACGACAGGCCGAGCCCAACCCCAAAGCTCTCCGGGACCATTGGTCAAGATAGAGACCTTCATGGCTTTTTCACTCCTTCCGGCACATCATAAACCAAAATATCAACGACGCGTTTTTTTATTATCGCTTCCTCGATCACGCGCGCCCAAAACGCTGCGGCATTAACAGCGCCCATGGCATTTTGAGCTATCTCCAAGCGTCGATCAATCTCCGCCTTTTCGGCGGGATCGTCCAGGTAGGCGAGCAATTCATGTACAATGCGCTCCGGCCGCGCGGCGGTCCTCAAAAGCTCAGGGTAGACGGGGCGGTCGGTCAGATAATTAGGGATAGAAATATAGGGAACGCGGACGAGAGTACGCAAGATAAGCCACGAAAGCAGGTTCACGTCGTAAATCACCACCATAAAACACCGCATGAGCATCGCCTCCACGGCCACCGTTCCACTGACGCCCGCCACGGCCTCCGAGACCGCCATCAGGTCACGCCCTTCTCCTTCCCATCGCTCAAACCCCGCGACGCGTTCCAGTAGTTCTCGACGCAAAGGCTCGGAGAGGCCCGGCGCCACGGAAAAAACTGGCAAGAATCCCTGCTCCCCAAGGATCCTAGCCGTTCCCAGCAGACAGTCGATGTGATATTTTATGTCATAGCGGCGGCTGCCCGCCATCAACGCGATCACACGCTCGCCACGATAGCGCCTCGATAGCTCCTCCGGCACGGTATGGCCCGCTAGGTCCGAGACGAGAGGATGGGCTGCCCATTGGGAGTGGACGCCCCGCGCGGTCAGAAAGTCATGTTCAAAAGAAAAAAGCGGAAGACAGAGGTCGAAGTCGTTCCGAAGGATTCGAGTTCGACCCCTGCGCCATGCCCATACCGTGGGCGTGACCAGGCATACCGTGAGTCCTCGATAGCCGACTCGCCGAAGTTTTTTGACAAGACCCAGGTGAAAATCGGGGCTGTCCACCACCACAACCGCGGCTGGATCGCGCCGAAGGACTTCGTTCACGATCCGGTCGCGCAGCTTCAAGATGCGCGGAATAGCCGGAATGACCTCCGTAATTCCCATGAGTTTCAGCTCTTCGTAGCTCCAGATGGCTTCTCCACCCGCCTTCACGCCCCGAGGCCCCATCATGCCCCAAATTTCCTGAGCGTCGCCCCGCGACCGTAAAAACTCCCGGATCAGATCGGAGGCGTAGAGGTCTCCGCTGACTTCTCCACAACTCATAAAGATTGACATGGTAAGCCCCACAGAGCGATGTTGTAACGCTTTGCCAAAGCGAAAGTTTTTTCTACATCGATGATCAACGTCCGGTTTGCTTCCACAGCCAGACAGGTCAACCCCGCTTGAGCCATGTTTTCGATGGTTTCCGGCCCCACCGTGGGAATATCGTATCGGGAATCCTGATCTGCCCGCATCATCTTGACCAACACGCCTTTGGGAACCAGTTCTCCAGCTCGCCGTATGACGGCGTCCGTGCCCTCCATTGCCTCCACGGCCACCACGGCGCCATCCGCCACTATCAGGGCCTGACCGAAAGAGCAGGGCAGTGTCACCTTTAGCACCATCATGCCGTATTCGAAGTCTCGGACCTCGTCTGCCGTGGGCCTCCGATGGCCCAATGCCCCCTCGGAAGCTAAGCATTCGGGCAAAATATGCCAGTAGGGTGACACCGTAATGCCTTCTTCCTCCAAAACATTGACCACAGCCGCCAACAACGAGTGATCATCCCGTCTAGTTCTCGCCAGGAGCTTCAGGATGAGGGGGTCGAATAAAGCCGGAACGTAAATGAGCTTTTTGGGAACCTGGCCCGCTAAAATGACGTTTTGAGCCCCATGCCGCCGAATCTCCTTTATCACTCGGCTCAGGCTGGGATAGCGCAGGCGCACCAGCGGGTCGGAGATGCCTTTGAAAACCTGCCCGTCATCGCGCAAGGTAAGAACAAGAGGGGTAAGACCTTGTGATGCCAAACGCTTGGCGATCTCGACGGGAAGAAGTCCTTCGCCCGCGATGATGGCGCTCTTGGTGTCTAGCATGTTCGCCGGAGACATATCAATCGACCCTCCGTGAGAAGAAAAGCCCCGCCGCTAGAAAAAGACCATTCGGAAGCCAGGCAGCCAGCGCCGGAGACATATTTCCCGCTTCTCCCAGGGCACGGCAAAGGGACATGACCACATAGTAGGCGAAGACGAAGATGACGCTAATCCCGAACCCGATCCCCGAACCAGATCGTCCCTGGCGAGAGGCCCCGAAACTAGCCCCCAGAAGAGCCATGATGACACAAGCCCAAGGCACGGCCAGCTTCAGGTGAAAAAGAACCCAGAGCTGAGAAAGGTTAGTCCCTCCCATACGTGCTTGTTCGATGTACTCCCAAAGTTCGCGAGCGCTCATGTCCACGGGACGCCTGGACGTGCGCTGAAGTTGCTGGGGTGAAAGGTTCAACGCCAGTCTCTGCCGCTCGAAGCGAAAAAGCAGACGAACCTCTCCTCTTTCCAAAACCTCGAAGACCCGACCATTCTCGATCCACCACTCGCCGCCTTTCCATGTCCCGCTCTGGGCTAAAGACGTGCGGACCAGGCGCCCGTCCTCGAACTCATGAAACATGACACCACTCATGATGCCCTTGTCCACATCCAGGTGATCAAGATAAATAACGCGCCGTAACTCTCCGTCACTCTCATCGCGTAAAAAAACCTTTTCCTGGAGGGCAGAGGCTTGATTTTTCAGGATCTCGTATCTCATGAGATTCTCGGCGGCATGAGTAGTGAAGGGTACGACGGTTTCGTTAAAGAGGAGCGCCCCCCCGGCCACCAAGAAAGAGGCCCACATGATCGGGCGCAGTATCCGATAGAAGGACACCCCCAGGGATTTGAGGGCGATCAGTTCGCTGTTGCCTGAAAGTCGTGTCATACCCAAAAGCGTCGAAAGAAGGCAGGACATGGGTAAAGTCATTCCCACCACCTCGGGCAAACGATAGAGAAAAAGCCGCACAACGACCCCCAGGGAAATACCTCTTTCGATCATCAGTTTCGCCGCTTGAAAAAGGAGGTCGCCAGCCACGAAAATCATGGTAAAAATGAGCACTCCAAAGACGAAGGGACCCGATATCTCCCCCAACACGAAACGATCTAAAGTGCGCAATCCTGGAAACGACTTCATCCGCAAGTGATTTTCTCCCTAAAAAACATCAAAATCTCTCAATTTTTTAACGATCCTCATACCGCATCGTTCCCCAGCATAGGACGGGAGCGATAAACGCGAAGTTCATTCCGGTACCGTCCCAGGAAATGGGAAGAAACTCGAACAGAAAGCCCGTCAAGAAATAGAGGCCAATAGCGGCGACAAGAGACAAAAAGACAAGCATCCCATGCGTCGCATTGTTTTCCGCGGGTTGAGCCAGGAAAAAAAAACGTGTAACAATCGGCAGGGGGAGAGCGCAGCAAAAAAGGCGCGTCGTGGAGATAAAAGCCGACACAATCCACGTAAGCGTAGAAGGAGACGACATCACGATCTTTTTCATGAATTCCATATCCAGCGCGCCCACCCATTTCGCTCCCAAAGAAAGACGCATGATCAATTCGAAGAATGCGAACAACAAATAGCTTTTCACGTAATAGCGTAAAAGGCGATCCTGAATCCCCAAGGTGAAAAACTCGTTTTCTTCTTCCTGTTCCTGTGGAGCGTAACTTTGCCTCAACTGCGTGATATCCATATTCAACAGTTCCGCGTCGGAGAAAGAGGCGGGTACTTCCTCCACCAGACCCTCCAGTTCGGGATCTGAAAAAAACGACGGAATCTGCTGAGAGGGAAATGAAGGAGCCACCTTCGCGGGTTGAGTCTGTGACGGCGCCTCTACAGACGTCTGCAAGAGCGAAGCCTCCTGAAGCCGAACTTGGACTTGCGGAGGCGCAGGCTGAACTGGAGTCTGGATCTCCGCGGACTTTTGGTTTACCTGAGCCTGCGAAGGTTCATGAGGCGTTTCCGCCAGCCATGGCTTTGCCACACCGTCTTGTGGGGTCGCGATTTTAGGCATGGGGCCAGAAAAAGCTTGTATCGGAACGAAAGTCGCCATAATCGCGTTATCATAGGCCGTATCCAGTTCTTTTAGCGTCGCAAAAGCACGCACCCATTCCAGAGTCCCCTGCTCGAAGCGATCTATTACGTATTCGCGTTTTTTGTTTTGGTAAGCATCCTCTATTTTCTCGGCGGTCGCGGTTGGCAGAACCCCCAACAAAGTATAACACTTTTCCATGTTCTCCATGTTCAAAATCAGCCCTCCCAATCGCATTTAAGTCAATATGAGTCAATCTAAAGCGTGCTCCTTCGCAAGAATACCACAATCCCCCTCCCGACAGAACAACTCTATATGCTATCGTTATACTGTTATTTTTGTCCCCAAGCGCTTTTCTTAAGCTAGTAAGAAAGCGGGAAGAAAGAGAGGTATCGTGGCACCGTGCACAGCGTGACCGTCATGCCGGAAAACAAAATCCTTTTTTATGAATCGGGAAAAAACCTGCTAACCATTTTGCGGGAAGGAGGTATTTTTGTCGAGAGTTCTTGTGGTGGAGGGGGGACCTGCGGCAAATGTAAGGTGACACTCATTGTTCAAGATCAGGAGGGTAGAGCTCATTCGGCCCAAAGCGACCTCATTGCCCCCCATGAAACCCCCTCAATGAAAAACCCGCTCAGGGCAGAATCGAGCGAGAGGAGGCTTGAACGGTTACAAATGACGCTTCTCTCGGAAGAGTCGGAATCGGAAGAGCCGGAATCGGAAGAGGAGGATTTTCTCTCGAAAGAGGAGGATTTGTCCTCAGCCTCCGGCAATGAGC
This window contains:
- a CDS encoding cdisaccharide synthetase; amino-acid sequence: MKVSILTNGPGELWGWARPVVMELRRRGHSVSLWLLPCQFASGSERTVASRLGVDKLEGPSGSAWTWRALGQEKTDCVLQLGGDLLFGRRIANCAGAPLISYAYGFKKGMEHARVFTAYFYMAENIDMRLKTPKAQPIGDLVKDSLALDTGTFKWDEEKDDEKEHGEEEKEEEKEEEKNAPPRLLIFPGSRPNIRRLSLGWLQAVLRHLRVQLGQIQVGALFSPFVPENEFSVWANAGLNPLRAGAGVVMRSADYALTQPGTNVLEMMHCGLPALVAAPMNFLRTVPISGIGGFLSGVPLMGSWLKEQAIRRNLERYNGFISWPNRIANQMLLDEATGNIAPNELAARIAASLQDKEKLSRVRKELLALSGPQGAASRLCDAVEENQPQESS
- a CDS encoding diguanylate cyclase, with the translated sequence MLKFYHALLFSSVLPPETSTFIDETQTMKEITTALLGLREVLQMARKGDFSYKIQFKGFMGGALKALQANLSHVAWLTRRVADGDLSQRMDFMGDFSDSFNSMVEQLSTTLDALRHKQESLTALTEELQQEVEARKHTEQRLRVEKERWKLAVQCSRDGIWEINLKNQTLPYYSQRLAELTKFRLEDIPGVHDWPKLFHPDDQEILQLYRSFFLDENPPGYFELDHKLLCADGVYRWFQTRGMVLKDLITQEPTRIIGVTADIQDRKEREEFFSHRATHDALTELPNRIFFDEHLKNSIEYAKRNGTHLAVIMVDLDKFKSVNDTLGHLAGDTLLVEVAQRLQKNLRESDMVSRFGGDEFAMILAFGKDEWQSITKLLTRTMASLKKPMILKDKEITISASFGISICPDDGDHPQQLMMRADEALYYAKATGRNACAFWKTNKRYHVIRFESGMLKKHDLTSS
- a CDS encoding 4-vinyl reductase, which gives rise to MEERKYAFSWDLLGNLEVGRPNLGNSTRVEIYRLMQFTLRDIIEARFGTEEADKVFYEAGKKAGIAFSEHFLAGNNDVGDFVKKLQSVLKEMKIGVLRVESMTDGAEKIILTVDEDLDCAGLPEMDYEICVYDEGFIAGILENFSGKQYIVKEIDCWCTGDRTCRFTADRAAD
- a CDS encoding lipid-A-disaccharide synthase, translating into MSIFMSCGEVSGDLYASDLIREFLRSRGDAQEIWGMMGPRGVKAGGEAIWSYEELKLMGITEVIPAIPRILKLRDRIVNEVLRRDPAAVVVVDSPDFHLGLVKKLRRVGYRGLTVCLVTPTVWAWRRGRTRILRNDFDLCLPLFSFEHDFLTARGVHSQWAAHPLVSDLAGHTVPEELSRRYRGERVIALMAGSRRYDIKYHIDCLLGTARILGEQGFLPVFSVAPGLSEPLRRELLERVAGFERWEGEGRDLMAVSEAVAGVSGTVAVEAMLMRCFMVVIYDVNLLSWLILRTLVRVPYISIPNYLTDRPVYPELLRTAARPERIVHELLAYLDDPAEKAEIDRRLEIAQNAMGAVNAAAFWARVIEEAIIKKRVVDILVYDVPEGVKKP
- the lpxI gene encoding UDP-2,3-diacylglucosamine diphosphatase LpxI (LpxI, functionally equivalent to LpxH, replaces it in LPS biosynthesis in a minority of bacteria.), which gives rise to MSPANMLDTKSAIIAGEGLLPVEIAKRLASQGLTPLVLTLRDDGQVFKGISDPLVRLRYPSLSRVIKEIRRHGAQNVILAGQVPKKLIYVPALFDPLILKLLARTRRDDHSLLAAVVNVLEEEGITVSPYWHILPECLASEGALGHRRPTADEVRDFEYGMMVLKVTLPCSFGQALIVADGAVVAVEAMEGTDAVIRRAGELVPKGVLVKMMRADQDSRYDIPTVGPETIENMAQAGLTCLAVEANRTLIIDVEKTFALAKRYNIALWGLPCQSL
- a CDS encoding J domain-containing protein: MNMENMEKCYTLLGVLPTATAEKIEDAYQNKKREYVIDRFEQGTLEWVRAFATLKELDTAYDNAIMATFVPIQAFSGPMPKIATPQDGVAKPWLAETPHEPSQAQVNQKSAEIQTPVQPAPPQVQVRLQEASLLQTSVEAPSQTQPAKVAPSFPSQQIPSFFSDPELEGLVEEVPASFSDAELLNMDITQLRQSYAPQEQEEENEFFTLGIQDRLLRYYVKSYLLFAFFELIMRLSLGAKWVGALDMEFMKKIVMSSPSTLTWIVSAFISTTRLFCCALPLPIVTRFFFLAQPAENNATHGMLVFLSLVAAIGLYFLTGFLFEFLPISWDGTGMNFAFIAPVLCWGTMRYEDR
- a CDS encoding LptF/LptG family permease, giving the protein MKSFPGLRTLDRFVLGEISGPFVFGVLIFTMIFVAGDLLFQAAKLMIERGISLGVVVRLFLYRLPEVVGMTLPMSCLLSTLLGMTRLSGNSELIALKSLGVSFYRILRPIMWASFLVAGGALLFNETVVPFTTHAAENLMRYEILKNQASALQEKVFLRDESDGELRRVIYLDHLDVDKGIMSGVMFHEFEDGRLVRTSLAQSGTWKGGEWWIENGRVFEVLERGEVRLLFRFERQRLALNLSPQQLQRTSRRPVDMSARELWEYIEQARMGGTNLSQLWVLFHLKLAVPWACVIMALLGASFGASRQGRSGSGIGFGISVIFVFAYYVVMSLCRALGEAGNMSPALAAWLPNGLFLAAGLFFSRRVD